One part of the Raphanus sativus cultivar WK10039 chromosome 7, ASM80110v3, whole genome shotgun sequence genome encodes these proteins:
- the LOC130498034 gene encoding protein FAR1-RELATED SEQUENCE 5-like, with amino-acid sequence MASPITIICFDYGGSYIKDGADIKWISGEDQIHTLVMKKSVEEVTYSELVECICRKIKANGDGMVKISYFPLVLYSNKPSYIWSDEDVLGYLMQVNHDKCRSVLHVEISSDMDDTYGGLPLSGDDETDESYVGLSDGEDTDTEEDETDEDESEEDETEQDGDEQDGTNHDHEMDGMVTLYTAEQHEDFELHENLEHGYEGTEVGMEVEAAREGVEATTVVEEEWDDGLDLVKGQEFRTKTAMQVLVQRGAHKNGFEYDTLKSDTGRFVARCRGAKEGCKWYLRVVKLKNSDLWTVRTYVKSHTCSVVTTSTLRNGRRGTPQVVASVLGEEYPGRYDTPRSSDLISMVTRKVGVKVSYATAWRGKRLAANEVRGTPEESFSMIHSYMHMLKLKNPDSVSYVEVDAAKRFKYLFFAFGASIEGFVAMRKVIIVDGTHLKHVYGGVLLVATAQDPDRHHYPIAFGVVDGEKDESWTWFMNKLRSVISDVDGLVFLSDRNASLIKSIREVFPTAAHGYCVWHLSQNVKGHVFNNRDVCAIKFRECAYAYTVAEFDVLYDAFSRKYPSAAEYLEKSVEVGKWARCYFEGDRYNVDTTNAAESINGVLREARKYFMLPMIDVIIKKMAEWFNKHRKKAAQIPATKKLVPTVETQLSKRSLEARCLDVVEINSFHLEYNVNGSDGKVYTVDLARKMCSCRCFDIDKIPCVHACAAAKFLSVGTDLHLQDFCSVYYTVELWALAYCRTIYPVPHQSEWVIPDEIRALKVLPPLYVKKKGPTQKQRFPSAGESRGRGRGRGRGMGRGRGRSRGRRGGRLYEYFECGSTSATAE; translated from the coding sequence ATGGCGTCTCCTATTACAATCATATGTTTTGACTATGGAGGAAGTTACATCAAGGATGGGGCTGATATAAAGTGGATCTCGGGAGAAGATCAAATTCACACTCTAGTGATGAAAAAATCCGTGGAAGAGGTTACATATTCTGAATTGGTCGAGTGTATATGCAGAAAGATTAAGGCAAATGGAGATGGGATGGTGAAGATTAGTTACTTTCCATTGGTATTGTATTCCAACAAGCCATCATATATTTGGAGTGATGAAGACGTTTTGGGTTATCTCATGCAAGTAAATCATGATAAATGTAGAAGTGTTTTACATGTGGAGATCAGCAGTGACATGGATGATACATATGGTGGTCTGCCGCTTTCAGGAGATGATGAAACTGATGAAAGCTATGTTGGTCTTTCTGATGGAGAGGATACTGATACCGAGGAAGATGAAACTGATGAAGATGAGTCTGAGGAAGATGAGACTGAGCAAGATGGAGATGAGCAAGATGGAACAAATCATGATCATGAGATGGATGGCATGGTCACGCTTTACACAGCTGAACAACATGAAGACTTTGAGTTGCATGAGAATTTAGAGCACGGGTATGAAGGAACAGAAGTCGGAATGGAAGTTGAAGCTGCAAGAGAGGGAGTTGAAGCCACAACAGTTGTAGAAGAAGAATGGGATGATGGTCTTGATTTGGTTAAGGGTCAAGAATTCAGAACTAAGACAGCCATGCAAGTTCTAGTTCAGAGGGGTGCGCATAAGAATGGTTTTGAGTATGACACACTTAAGTCCGATACTGGGAGATTTGTGGCAAGATGTCGAGGAGCCAAAGAAGGTTGCAAGTGGTATTTGCGTGTAGTAAAGCTTAAGAATTCAGATCTTTGGACGGTTAGAACTTACGTCAAGTCTCATACATGCTCAGTGGTAACTACAAGTACCCTTAGAAATGGAAGGAGAGGCACACCACAGGTTGTTGCATCTGTTTTGGGTGAAGAATATCCCGgtagatatgacacaccaagATCAAGTGATCTGATCAGTATGGTTACCCGCAAGGTTGGTGTTAAGGTATCATATGCCACAGCATGGAGAGGAAAAAGGCTGGCTGCTAATGAAGTGCGAGGTACTCCGGAAGAGAGTTTTTCTATGATACACTCCTATATGCACATGCTTAAGTTGAAGAATCCTGACTCGGTAAGTTATGTTGAAGTAGATGCGGcaaaaagatttaagtatctatttttCGCATTTGGAGCTTCCATAGAAGGGTTTGTAGCGATGAGGAAAGTTATCATTGTGGATGGAACACATCTTAAGCATGTTTATGGTGGAGTTCTGCTTGTTGCGACGGCTCAAGATCCTGATCGCCACCATTACCCTATTGCATTTGGTGTAGTTGATGGTGAGAAAGATGAAAGCTGGACGTGGTTTATGAATAAATTGAGGTCAGTGATATCAGATGTAGACGGATTGGTGTTTCTTTCGGATAGAAATGCGAGCTTGATCAAGTCAATACGTGAGGTGTTCCCAACGGCCGCACATGGGTATTGTGTCTGGCATTTGTCTCAAAATGTGAAAGGACATGTATTCAACAACAGAGACGTTTGTGCAATCAAGTTTAGAGAATGCGCATATGCTTATACAGTGGCTGAGTTCGATGTTCTCTATGATGCTTTTTCCAGAAAGTATCCTTCTGCTGCCGAGTATCTAGAAAAGAGTGTTGAAGTGGGAAAATGGGCAAGATGTTATTTTGAAGGAGACAGATACAATGTTGACACAACCAATGCAGCAGAATCTATCAATGGTGTTCTTCGGGAAGCGAGGAAATACTTCATGCTACCGATGATTGATGTTATCATTAAGAAAATGGCTGAATGGTTTAACAAACATAGGAAGAAGGCAGCCCAAATACCAGCCACGAAGAAGCTTGTGCCTACAGTAGAAACCCAGTTGTCAAAAAGATCTTTGGAAGCGAGGTGTTTAGATGTGGTTGAGATAAACAGCTTTCACCTTGAGTACAATGTCAATGGTAGTGACGGAAAGGTTTATACGGTTGATTTGGCAAGAAAAATGTGCAGCTGCAGGTGCTTTGATATAGACAAAATCCCGTGTGTTCATGCATGTGCTGCTGCCAAGTTCTTGAGCGTTGGAACGGACCTCCATCTACAAGACTTTTGTTCGGTATACTATACGGTGGAGCTTTGGGCGTTGGCATACTGTAGGACGATTTATCCTGTGCCACATCAGTCTGAATGGGTTATACCAGATGAAATTCGAGCACTAAAAGTTCTTCCTCCattatatgttaaaaagaaaGGACCCACTCAGAAGCAAAGGTTTCCATCAGCCGGAGAATCTCGTGGACGTGGAAGAGGGCGAGGAAGGGGAATGGGAAGAGGAAGGGGAAGGAGCAGAGGAAGGAGAGGCGGACGTTTGTATGAGTATTTTGAGTGTGGAAGTACTTCTGCAACCGCCGAGTAG